A window from Cryobacterium sp. SO1 encodes these proteins:
- a CDS encoding dihydrofolate reductase family protein, which translates to MRKLVYYVATTLDGYIAGPDGGDPSGADYFPLTPDVIQFIAKHFPETLPGPARDAMGIDSIGESFDTVLEGRASYEIGLAAGLTDAYPHLRHLVFSTTLQSQDSAVEVVRSDALACVRALKAEKGKDLWLVGGGTLAHSLLPEIDRLILKQNRSVIGAGIPLFNGPFQSHLFQPVDEVLLESGMRVLTYDRA; encoded by the coding sequence ATGCGAAAGCTGGTCTACTACGTGGCCACGACCCTCGACGGCTACATCGCGGGCCCTGACGGGGGTGACCCGAGCGGTGCGGATTACTTCCCGCTCACGCCCGACGTCATCCAGTTCATCGCGAAACATTTTCCCGAAACTCTTCCAGGCCCAGCGCGTGACGCCATGGGCATCGACAGCATCGGCGAGAGCTTCGATACTGTTCTAGAAGGCCGGGCGTCCTACGAGATCGGCCTTGCAGCGGGCCTGACCGATGCGTATCCACATCTTCGCCACCTTGTCTTCTCAACCACGCTACAAAGCCAGGACTCCGCCGTCGAGGTCGTCCGAAGCGACGCGCTGGCCTGCGTACGGGCGCTCAAGGCCGAGAAGGGGAAAGACCTATGGCTGGTGGGAGGCGGAACGCTGGCCCACTCCCTACTGCCGGAAATCGACCGGCTCATCCTCAAACAGAACCGGTCCGTCATCGGAGCCGGCATCCCGCTCTTCAACGGCCCCTTCCAATCTCATCTGTTCCAGCCCGTCGATGAAGTCTTACTCGAATCCGGCATGCGAGTTCTCACCTACGACCGCGCCTGA
- a CDS encoding class I SAM-dependent methyltransferase, which translates to MSADVERPWDGQANDFDDEADHGLQDPRVRAAWQSLLAPLLPERPARIADLGCGTGSLAFFSPKRETRYPSSIFPAR; encoded by the coding sequence ATGAGCGCGGATGTTGAACGGCCGTGGGATGGCCAGGCGAACGACTTCGATGACGAAGCCGATCACGGCCTTCAAGATCCCCGGGTACGTGCTGCCTGGCAGTCGCTTCTGGCGCCGCTTCTTCCGGAACGGCCCGCGCGCATCGCCGATCTCGGCTGCGGAACGGGAAGCCTGGCTTTCTTCTCGCCGAAGCGGGAAACCAGGTATCCGTCGTCGATATTTCCGGCGAGATGA
- a CDS encoding DMT family transporter yields the protein MTLRTLPETSPIDQRDRVLLGSAAVVTVVLWASAFVGIRAAAEDFDPGALTLGRIVVGTAALAIMQLRMRRRLKPAGSTQQTRRIRDAPRWVLIGVIVWGISWFGVYNLALNAAERHIDAGTAALLVNIAPMITAVLAGILLGEGFPRRLIVGMLVSLLGVVVVAVATSTGRFDPIGVALAVLAAVIYGTAATAQKRLLHHLNASTLTLIGCLAGTLACLPFLPNLLRALEAAPLPSILAVVYLGVFPTAVAFTTWGYVLSRSSAGRTAATTYAIPAVVILLSWLVLNETPPTLAIIGGAVALAGVAIATLRRRTPR from the coding sequence ATGACACTTCGAACACTCCCCGAGACATCGCCGATCGACCAACGCGATCGCGTGCTGTTGGGGAGCGCCGCCGTGGTGACCGTGGTGCTGTGGGCTTCTGCGTTTGTGGGCATCCGCGCCGCTGCGGAGGACTTCGATCCGGGCGCGTTGACCCTCGGCCGGATCGTGGTTGGGACGGCCGCCCTGGCGATCATGCAGCTGAGGATGCGGCGTCGACTGAAGCCGGCTGGCTCGACTCAGCAAACTCGGCGGATCCGCGACGCACCGCGGTGGGTACTGATCGGGGTCATCGTCTGGGGCATCTCCTGGTTCGGCGTCTACAACCTGGCCCTGAACGCAGCGGAACGGCACATCGATGCGGGGACGGCCGCACTGCTGGTGAACATCGCCCCGATGATCACGGCGGTGCTCGCCGGCATCCTGCTCGGTGAGGGCTTCCCCCGGCGTCTTATCGTCGGGATGCTCGTCTCGCTGCTGGGCGTCGTCGTCGTCGCGGTTGCCACGTCGACGGGCCGGTTCGACCCGATCGGGGTCGCACTCGCGGTGCTGGCGGCGGTCATTTACGGAACGGCCGCGACAGCGCAGAAGCGGTTGCTGCACCACCTGAACGCATCGACGTTGACCCTGATCGGTTGCCTCGCGGGCACGCTCGCCTGCCTGCCGTTCCTGCCGAATCTGCTGCGCGCGCTCGAGGCCGCGCCGCTACCGTCGATTCTCGCGGTCGTCTACTTGGGGGTCTTCCCCACCGCCGTAGCGTTCACGACGTGGGGTTACGTTTTGTCGCGATCCAGCGCCGGTCGCACGGCGGCGACCACCTACGCCATCCCGGCGGTCGTGATTCTTCTGTCGTGGCTGGTACTGAACGAGACTCCACCGACGCTCGCGATCATCGGTGGCGCAGTGGCTCTCGCCGGCGTCGCGATCGCGACTCTGCGACGGCGCACCCCCAGATGA
- a CDS encoding ABC transporter ATP-binding protein, protein MTTEAAIRVQGIEKSFKDLHVLQGVDFDVTAGSIFALLGSNGAGKTTLVRILSTLLKADAGTATVHGFDVAAKPADVRESISLTGQFAAVDDILTGRENLVLIAKLRHLKNPGAIADDLLTRFFLTEAGNRKASTYSGGMRRRLDISMSLIGNPPIIFLDEPTTGLDPQARIEVWQTIKELARAGTTVLLTTQYLDEAEHLADRIAILHKGTIIQNGTLSELKCLLPPATVEYVEKQPSLEDVFLALVTDTGETTTTDRPLGTVPTGKEPR, encoded by the coding sequence ATGACCACCGAAGCAGCCATCCGCGTCCAGGGCATCGAGAAATCGTTCAAGGACCTGCACGTGCTGCAAGGCGTCGATTTCGACGTGACGGCGGGAAGCATCTTCGCGCTACTCGGCTCCAACGGTGCGGGCAAAACCACGCTCGTGCGGATCCTCTCGACGCTGCTGAAAGCCGACGCGGGCACCGCGACGGTGCACGGCTTCGACGTCGCCGCGAAACCGGCCGACGTGCGCGAGTCGATCAGCCTGACCGGCCAGTTCGCCGCGGTCGATGACATCCTCACCGGCCGGGAGAACCTCGTACTGATCGCCAAGCTGCGTCACCTGAAGAACCCGGGTGCGATCGCCGACGACCTGCTCACCCGGTTCTTCCTCACCGAAGCAGGAAACCGCAAGGCATCGACCTACTCCGGCGGCATGCGACGCCGACTCGACATCTCGATGAGCCTGATCGGCAACCCGCCGATCATCTTCCTCGACGAACCGACCACCGGACTCGACCCGCAGGCGCGCATCGAGGTGTGGCAAACCATCAAGGAACTCGCCAGAGCCGGCACAACCGTGCTGCTGACCACCCAGTACCTCGACGAAGCCGAACACCTCGCCGACCGCATCGCAATCCTGCACAAGGGCACGATTATCCAGAACGGCACCCTCAGCGAACTGAAATGTCTCCTCCCCCCGGCCACGGTCGAGTACGTCGAGAAGCAGCCCTCCCTTGAGGACGTCTTCCTCGCCCTCGTCACAGACACCGGCGAGACCACCACCACAGACCGTCCCCTCGGCACTGTTCCGACAGGAAAGGAACCCCGATGA
- a CDS encoding DUF2809 domain-containing protein, which yields MDRKYRVPYGASLQPDSGLNNEHTQELRDLEPTQGAVEQGFRKHRLLLIAVGCLIVVTGLLVHATTAGIVSDFVGDALYAVLVYLVLSVIFVRRPSWQVAAAAIVLCLAIEVFQLTGVPAGLAELVPPARYLFGTTFHALDLVAYVVGVLTAIAVSTWQQRD from the coding sequence ATGGATCGGAAGTACCGGGTGCCTTACGGGGCCAGCCTGCAGCCGGATTCCGGCCTGAACAATGAGCACACGCAGGAGTTGCGCGACCTAGAGCCCACCCAGGGAGCGGTGGAACAGGGCTTCCGCAAGCATCGGCTTCTGCTGATCGCGGTCGGTTGCCTGATCGTGGTCACCGGGCTGCTGGTGCACGCCACGACAGCCGGCATCGTCAGCGATTTCGTCGGCGACGCGCTCTATGCAGTCCTGGTGTACCTGGTGCTGTCGGTGATCTTCGTCCGCCGGCCCAGCTGGCAGGTTGCAGCGGCCGCGATCGTGCTCTGCCTGGCTATCGAGGTCTTCCAGCTCACCGGCGTGCCCGCCGGCCTCGCCGAGCTCGTCCCGCCGGCCCGCTATCTGTTCGGTACCACCTTCCATGCCCTCGACCTGGTCGCCTACGTCGTCGGCGTGCTCACCGCCATTGCCGTGAGCACCTGGCAGCAACGGGACTGA
- a CDS encoding dihydrofolate reductase family protein, translating to MTTTTGLGAPVPPVIGCVFVGTSLDGFIARENGDFDWLVAAGDALGETGYDEFFASVDAMVVGRATFDTVSGFADWPYAGKRVLVLSRTLVRGVDAESAPDTTAHATLDDVVATLVAEGRRRVYVDGGRTIQSFLRAGLIRELTITRAPVLIGTGIPLFGPLDADVHLRHVGTRELGAGFTQSSYEVLGPDHPREP from the coding sequence ATGACCACCACTACTGGGCTGGGCGCGCCCGTTCCGCCCGTGATCGGTTGCGTGTTCGTGGGCACCAGCCTCGACGGTTTCATCGCCAGGGAGAACGGCGACTTCGACTGGCTCGTCGCCGCCGGCGACGCCCTGGGGGAGACCGGCTACGACGAGTTCTTCGCCTCTGTCGACGCGATGGTCGTGGGCCGCGCCACCTTCGACACCGTGAGCGGCTTCGCAGACTGGCCCTACGCCGGCAAACGGGTGCTGGTGCTCAGCCGCACCCTGGTGCGCGGCGTCGATGCCGAGTCCGCGCCCGACACCACCGCGCACGCGACGCTCGATGACGTGGTCGCCACCCTCGTCGCCGAGGGCCGCCGCCGGGTGTACGTCGACGGCGGCCGCACCATCCAGAGCTTTCTGCGGGCCGGGCTGATTCGGGAACTCACCATCACCCGTGCCCCGGTGCTGATCGGTACGGGCATCCCGCTGTTCGGCCCGCTCGATGCGGATGTGCACCTGCGGCACGTGGGCACCCGCGAGTTGGGCGCGGGGTTCACCCAGTCCAGCTACGAGGTGTTGGGCCCCGACCACCCTCGCGAACCGTGA
- a CDS encoding metalloregulator ArsR/SmtB family transcription factor: MTDEALGPVFKALADPTRRALLDRLRHRNGQTLTELCETLEMARQSATQHLDILAEANLVSVVRRGRERLHYLNPAPIHEMGERWIAAYDAPRLATISAIKNRAEEYAMTDAETSVPTYVYVTYIRARSEDVWQALTDADLTARYWGHANVSDWLPGSPWEHRRVDGSDAIDVTGTVLEAEPPTRLVITFEDSEDQRTNGPSVVTFLVEPHEDIVRLTVTHANLPNTHMLNGISRGWPAVLANLKSLLETGDVLPTAPWNMPQGSRA; this comes from the coding sequence ATGACCGACGAGGCGCTGGGTCCGGTGTTCAAGGCGTTGGCCGACCCGACCAGGCGCGCCCTTCTCGATCGTCTCCGGCACCGGAACGGGCAGACCCTCACTGAGCTCTGCGAAACTCTCGAGATGGCCCGACAGTCGGCAACCCAGCATCTCGACATCCTCGCCGAAGCAAACCTCGTCTCCGTGGTGCGGCGAGGCCGGGAGCGCTTGCACTACCTCAATCCCGCGCCGATCCACGAGATGGGCGAGCGCTGGATCGCGGCGTACGACGCACCGCGACTGGCCACGATCAGCGCCATCAAAAACCGAGCAGAGGAGTATGCAATGACCGACGCCGAGACATCCGTACCCACGTACGTCTACGTCACCTACATCCGGGCGAGAAGCGAGGACGTCTGGCAGGCACTGACCGATGCCGACCTGACCGCGCGCTACTGGGGACACGCCAACGTGTCCGACTGGCTGCCCGGCTCGCCCTGGGAACATCGACGGGTGGACGGTTCCGACGCAATCGACGTGACCGGCACGGTACTCGAGGCCGAGCCACCCACCCGGCTTGTGATCACGTTCGAAGATTCCGAAGACCAGCGGACGAACGGACCGTCCGTGGTCACCTTCCTCGTCGAACCCCATGAGGACATCGTCCGGCTGACCGTGACCCACGCGAACCTCCCGAACACCCACATGCTGAACGGGATCTCGCGCGGCTGGCCTGCGGTGCTCGCCAATCTCAAGTCCCTGCTGGAAACCGGCGACGTCCTGCCAACAGCGCCCTGGAACATGCCACAGGGGTCGCGCGCATGA
- a CDS encoding class I SAM-dependent methyltransferase — MSGEMIRLARAKAQAAGVSVALERGDAATPSLAAASFDVVLARHVLWAFEDPDAALQRWVELLAPKGRLILIEGRWSTGAGLRARDCRSLVLRHRAKAELQHLSENTQPWGMTVDDDRYLILSLS; from the coding sequence ATTTCCGGCGAGATGATTCGGTTGGCGCGAGCGAAAGCACAGGCAGCGGGTGTGAGCGTCGCCCTCGAGCGGGGTGATGCGGCGACCCCGTCGCTTGCGGCGGCATCCTTCGACGTCGTTCTGGCTCGACACGTGTTGTGGGCATTCGAGGATCCAGACGCCGCGTTGCAACGCTGGGTGGAATTGCTCGCCCCGAAGGGTCGTTTGATCCTCATTGAAGGCCGATGGTCGACCGGCGCAGGGTTGAGGGCACGCGATTGCCGCTCCCTGGTGCTGCGCCACCGAGCCAAGGCAGAGTTGCAGCATCTGAGTGAGAACACCCAGCCGTGGGGCATGACAGTAGACGATGACCGCTATCTCATCCTCAGTCTCAGCTGA
- a CDS encoding maleylpyruvate isomerase family mycothiol-dependent enzyme: protein MSTELFGRATDYAQGVLSELTHDDLRRPTPCEGWDAGRVILHLADVIDALIGLLETGRLAVPQPPRTNDLDPVALVTERLAQLTHAFSIAADATRVENATIAGAVELTTHCWDIGLARHPAHRIPESLAADVLALVSPALDASARGENFAAPIDIPGNSSANDRLVAFLGRVPRH from the coding sequence ATGAGTACCGAGCTGTTTGGCCGGGCCACCGACTACGCCCAGGGCGTCCTGTCCGAGCTGACCCACGATGATCTCCGACGACCGACTCCGTGTGAGGGCTGGGATGCCGGAAGGGTCATCCTGCACCTCGCCGACGTCATCGACGCTCTCATCGGTCTGCTCGAGACGGGGCGGCTCGCCGTTCCACAGCCGCCACGAACCAACGATCTCGACCCCGTGGCGCTGGTGACGGAACGGTTGGCACAGCTGACGCACGCGTTCTCCATCGCGGCCGACGCGACGAGGGTCGAGAACGCAACGATAGCCGGCGCGGTCGAGTTGACCACGCACTGCTGGGATATCGGTCTGGCCCGCCACCCGGCGCACCGCATCCCGGAGTCGCTGGCCGCAGACGTGCTCGCGCTGGTCTCACCCGCCCTCGACGCCAGTGCGCGGGGGGAGAACTTCGCCGCACCGATCGACATCCCCGGCAACTCCTCCGCAAACGATCGCCTAGTCGCCTTTCTCGGCCGGGTGCCGAGGCACTGA
- a CDS encoding LysR substrate-binding domain-containing protein, with the protein MLDVHRLRVFRSVVASGSVAAAAANLGYTPSAISQHLTALHRETGLVLLERIGRGLRPTPAGLVIAAQAEGVLARLSEAETVVAGLRAERTAHLTLSYFASVGATWLPEVARRLAAAHPDVSLDLRLLEGAIHGDVERPDIQLLVGDAASLHTTAGFDAHHLLDDPYRVVLQDSHPLARRAEIELAELASERWIDNEAPSGWCRRNLLEACSAAGIAPVFQVQAHDYAMSIAFVEAGLGITLLPALAARQLPDGVCSIPVVRPAPTRTIYVVVRRAIAETPPAQLILHTLSSVVTRGTQ; encoded by the coding sequence ATGTTGGACGTACATCGGCTCCGTGTCTTCCGTTCCGTCGTCGCCAGTGGGTCCGTGGCCGCGGCCGCGGCGAATCTCGGATATACCCCGTCGGCCATCAGTCAGCACTTGACGGCACTGCACCGGGAGACCGGACTTGTCCTGCTCGAGCGGATAGGCCGCGGGCTGCGGCCGACGCCCGCCGGTCTTGTCATCGCCGCGCAGGCAGAGGGCGTGCTTGCCCGCCTCAGCGAGGCGGAGACTGTGGTTGCCGGCCTGCGCGCGGAGCGGACGGCGCACCTCACGCTTTCCTACTTCGCCTCGGTCGGCGCCACCTGGCTTCCGGAAGTGGCACGCCGCCTCGCCGCAGCGCACCCGGACGTGTCTCTCGACCTTCGCCTTCTCGAAGGCGCGATCCACGGAGATGTGGAGCGCCCGGATATCCAGCTGCTCGTCGGAGACGCCGCGTCTCTGCACACGACGGCGGGCTTCGACGCCCACCATCTGCTGGACGACCCGTATCGCGTTGTTCTCCAGGACTCGCACCCCCTGGCCCGCCGGGCGGAGATCGAGCTCGCGGAGCTCGCCTCGGAACGTTGGATCGACAACGAGGCGCCGTCGGGATGGTGCCGCCGGAACCTCCTGGAGGCGTGCAGCGCCGCGGGCATCGCCCCGGTGTTTCAGGTGCAGGCGCACGATTACGCCATGTCCATCGCATTCGTCGAAGCCGGGCTCGGGATCACCCTGCTGCCGGCCCTGGCCGCACGTCAGCTGCCGGACGGAGTCTGCTCGATCCCTGTCGTACGCCCCGCACCTACCCGCACGATCTACGTCGTCGTGCGCCGGGCCATCGCCGAGACACCGCCGGCGCAACTGATCCTCCACACTCTCTCGTCTGTGGTGACCAGGGGAACGCAATGA
- a CDS encoding bifunctional diguanylate cyclase/phosphodiesterase, whose amino-acid sequence MNRAGRLGVAGIGRTLLRRPPGILQGTRWLFTWLALLSLLFSLPGIVAMMSASPEALLMAGASAIALCGSWIYSLVRQQVPLALEVLDALALTAFALAGPVPAAATPLIFAAAWLGTLYGTPWRSVVRGVLYSAAVVAITMLWSVFPAHETAPDLARQLGTATIMLLIIVVSGQLRTGLQAHDWAIERDKALTKTGAKLLGMTDAAQIRTLAWTTANELGSSTPGLRVLKVVHDGQVLQVGAHTGDFVDSPTTLPGDVLRSSGAEAHILHPGALNDAVGVALVWECVPLTEQEEDAWLLVGAPKRIPEGTILSVRSLVNQVNLALRNSHSHHQLTAQAQYDALTGLDNRLSFTTQLGAQLARTDTAEALHVLFLDLDDFKDVNDQLGHRAGDAVLAEVAERLRHCTRPHDIVARLGGDEFAVVLTGTTDAAAEVIAQRMVGSLAAPIIVDGRPCRVGASVGVATAVPGADLDELVHQADVAMYAAKANGKGQVQLFKPGLLQGESTLVSFERLLGRAAGGGQLEVHYQPIVSLTDLHCTGAEALVRWRHPGRGLLLPEEFIPLAESSGAILAIGAFVLRRSCTDAMTWPAARPGVPMTVHVNISALELESDHFVESVLWCLADSGLPATRLVLELAETVVLESVAAVERLKKLATHGVQVGIDDFGTGYSSLSTLRSLPISVVKLDASFVTGALSNPVDRTVVEAIVQMSAKLGIATIAEGVERLDQQEMLTLIGTDAAQGHLYCRAVPPAELAAWLARHAPPVLREL is encoded by the coding sequence TTGAACAGAGCCGGTCGGCTCGGAGTGGCCGGAATCGGCCGCACGCTGCTGCGCCGCCCGCCGGGCATTCTGCAGGGCACCCGGTGGCTGTTCACCTGGCTGGCGTTGCTGTCGCTTCTGTTCAGCCTGCCGGGCATCGTGGCGATGATGAGCGCGAGCCCGGAGGCCCTGCTGATGGCCGGGGCATCCGCAATCGCCCTCTGCGGCTCGTGGATCTACAGCCTGGTGCGGCAGCAGGTGCCGTTGGCCCTGGAGGTGCTCGACGCCCTCGCTCTGACCGCATTCGCCCTGGCCGGACCGGTTCCCGCGGCGGCAACTCCGCTGATCTTCGCTGCCGCCTGGCTGGGCACCCTCTACGGCACGCCGTGGCGCTCGGTGGTGCGCGGAGTGCTCTACTCCGCAGCAGTCGTGGCCATCACGATGCTCTGGTCGGTGTTTCCGGCACACGAAACCGCGCCGGACCTGGCCCGCCAGCTGGGCACCGCCACGATCATGCTGCTCATCATCGTGGTCTCGGGGCAGCTGCGCACCGGGCTGCAGGCCCACGACTGGGCCATCGAACGCGACAAGGCCCTCACCAAAACCGGCGCCAAGCTGCTCGGCATGACCGACGCCGCCCAGATCCGCACCCTCGCCTGGACCACCGCGAACGAACTCGGCTCCTCTACACCGGGGCTGCGGGTGCTCAAGGTGGTGCACGACGGCCAGGTGCTGCAGGTCGGCGCCCACACCGGCGATTTCGTCGACTCGCCCACCACCTTGCCCGGCGATGTGCTGCGCAGCAGCGGCGCCGAGGCGCACATCCTGCACCCGGGCGCGCTGAACGACGCGGTCGGGGTCGCCCTGGTCTGGGAGTGCGTGCCGCTCACCGAGCAGGAGGAGGACGCCTGGCTCCTGGTCGGCGCGCCCAAGCGCATCCCCGAGGGCACCATCCTGTCGGTGCGCAGCCTGGTCAACCAGGTGAATCTGGCGTTGCGCAACAGCCACTCGCACCATCAGCTCACGGCGCAGGCGCAGTACGACGCCCTCACCGGGCTCGACAACCGGCTCTCGTTCACCACCCAGCTGGGCGCCCAGCTGGCCCGCACCGACACCGCCGAGGCGCTGCACGTGTTGTTCCTCGACCTCGACGACTTCAAGGACGTCAACGACCAGCTCGGCCACCGTGCCGGCGACGCCGTGCTCGCCGAGGTGGCCGAGCGGCTGCGGCACTGCACCCGGCCGCACGACATCGTGGCCCGGCTCGGCGGCGACGAGTTCGCGGTGGTGCTCACGGGCACCACGGATGCCGCGGCCGAGGTGATCGCGCAACGCATGGTGGGGTCGCTGGCCGCACCGATCATCGTGGACGGGCGGCCCTGCCGGGTGGGCGCCAGCGTGGGGGTGGCCACGGCCGTGCCCGGTGCCGACCTTGACGAGCTCGTGCACCAGGCCGACGTGGCCATGTACGCTGCCAAGGCCAACGGCAAGGGCCAGGTGCAGCTGTTCAAGCCCGGGCTACTGCAGGGCGAATCGACGCTGGTGTCGTTCGAACGGCTGCTGGGCCGGGCGGCCGGCGGCGGGCAGCTCGAGGTGCACTACCAGCCGATCGTGTCGCTCACCGACCTGCACTGCACCGGAGCCGAGGCCCTGGTGCGGTGGCGGCATCCGGGGCGCGGCCTGCTGCTGCCGGAGGAGTTCATCCCGCTGGCCGAGTCCAGCGGCGCCATCCTGGCCATCGGCGCGTTTGTGCTGCGGCGCTCCTGCACGGATGCGATGACCTGGCCGGCCGCCCGGCCAGGGGTGCCGATGACGGTGCACGTGAACATCTCGGCCCTGGAGCTGGAGAGCGATCACTTTGTGGAGTCGGTGCTCTGGTGCCTGGCCGACAGCGGGCTGCCCGCCACTCGCCTGGTGCTCGAGCTCGCCGAAACGGTGGTGCTGGAGTCGGTCGCGGCGGTGGAGCGGTTGAAGAAGCTGGCCACGCACGGGGTGCAGGTGGGAATCGACGACTTCGGCACCGGGTACTCGTCGCTGTCGACGCTGCGGTCGCTGCCGATCTCGGTGGTCAAGCTCGACGCGAGTTTTGTGACCGGGGCGCTGAGCAACCCGGTGGACCGCACCGTGGTGGAGGCGATCGTGCAGATGAGCGCGAAACTGGGCATCGCCACCATCGCCGAGGGTGTGGAACGGCTGGACCAGCAGGAGATGCTCACCCTGATCGGCACCGACGCGGCGCAGGGGCACCTGTACTGCCGGGCGGTGCCCCCTGCCGAGCTGGCCGCGTGGCTGGCCCGCCACGCCCCTCCCGTCCTCCGCGAACTGTGA
- a CDS encoding alpha/beta fold hydrolase, which translates to MASAENGALSRRNAARIQYSVDMVPGEEQPPELWFSRRGRGEAFVLLHPGGVDSRALDPLVAELDGTYACFTPDQRAHGRTRDAAGPLSFQAMADDTVAFLERSVETPVHLLGYSDGAIVALHVALARPDLVRSLVFAAAVFHRDGWLPGVLDGEAPDFMGDSYGEVSPDGREHWPVVVAKLDELHAVSPSLTADDLATLTVPTLVVLGDDDEVRFEHALAMFRALPDGELAVVPRATHGVLVEKPALLAHLIRDFHDTEKTDGFAPIRRASGPTPD; encoded by the coding sequence ATGGCATCCGCCGAGAACGGGGCACTTTCCCGTCGAAATGCAGCTCGGATTCAATACAGTGTCGATATGGTCCCCGGCGAAGAGCAACCTCCCGAACTGTGGTTTTCGAGGCGAGGACGGGGTGAAGCGTTTGTGCTCCTGCATCCGGGAGGTGTTGATTCTCGCGCTCTGGACCCGCTGGTTGCCGAGCTCGACGGCACGTACGCGTGCTTCACGCCGGATCAACGCGCTCATGGGCGCACAAGGGATGCTGCCGGGCCACTGAGTTTCCAGGCTATGGCGGACGACACGGTCGCGTTCCTGGAGCGGTCCGTTGAGACGCCGGTGCATCTCCTCGGCTATAGCGACGGCGCGATTGTTGCACTGCATGTTGCGCTGGCCCGGCCGGATCTGGTGCGGAGCCTGGTGTTCGCTGCCGCCGTTTTTCATCGCGACGGTTGGTTGCCGGGAGTGCTCGATGGTGAGGCGCCAGATTTCATGGGCGATTCCTACGGAGAGGTATCCCCGGATGGGAGGGAGCATTGGCCTGTTGTCGTCGCGAAGCTCGACGAGCTTCATGCGGTGTCGCCATCGCTGACCGCAGATGACCTCGCGACCCTCACCGTACCGACACTCGTGGTACTGGGAGACGATGACGAGGTGCGGTTCGAACATGCGCTCGCAATGTTTCGTGCGCTTCCGGACGGGGAGCTTGCGGTGGTACCTCGTGCCACCCACGGAGTCCTCGTTGAGAAACCGGCTCTGCTCGCGCATCTGATCCGCGACTTCCACGACACCGAGAAGACCGACGGGTTCGCGCCCATCCGACGCGCTTCAGGACCAACGCCTGATTAG
- a CDS encoding DUF1048 domain-containing protein, giving the protein MAAQWIETLTGSLEQKKQYKQDKARIDALPEPYGTAAKAIHRYLMYYGGITDSDTLVTMFGDLADLWERAAVDGMPVREIVGDNPAEFAETFAQAYSGTQWIDKERARLNEAIDNAERKEQR; this is encoded by the coding sequence ATGGCTGCACAGTGGATTGAGACCCTCACCGGCTCGCTCGAGCAGAAGAAGCAGTACAAGCAGGACAAGGCCCGAATCGACGCCCTCCCCGAGCCCTACGGAACGGCAGCCAAGGCGATCCACCGCTACCTCATGTACTACGGAGGTATCACCGACAGCGACACTCTCGTGACGATGTTCGGCGACCTGGCCGATTTGTGGGAACGCGCCGCCGTCGACGGCATGCCGGTGCGCGAGATCGTCGGCGACAATCCCGCCGAGTTCGCCGAGACGTTCGCCCAGGCCTACTCAGGCACGCAGTGGATCGATAAGGAGCGTGCCCGCCTGAACGAGGCAATCGACAACGCCGAGCGAAAGGAACAGCGATGA
- a CDS encoding PadR family transcriptional regulator, giving the protein MGKQTTEMLKGTLEGIVLAILAVQPAYGYEITARLRNQGFSDIAEGTVYALLIRVEQRGLVDVEKVPSEKGPPRKVYALNALGGEYLEEFWRTWSFLAERIEQLHHHIEHPQEEGA; this is encoded by the coding sequence ATGGGCAAGCAGACGACCGAAATGCTCAAGGGCACGCTCGAGGGCATCGTCCTCGCAATCCTCGCCGTGCAGCCGGCGTACGGCTATGAGATCACGGCCCGGCTACGCAACCAGGGGTTCTCCGACATCGCCGAGGGCACCGTCTACGCCCTGCTGATCAGGGTCGAACAACGTGGCCTCGTTGACGTCGAGAAGGTCCCGTCTGAGAAGGGTCCGCCACGCAAGGTTTACGCGCTGAACGCACTCGGCGGCGAGTACCTCGAAGAGTTCTGGAGGACCTGGAGCTTCCTCGCAGAACGGATCGAACAGCTCCACCACCACATCGAACACCCACAGGAAGAAGGAGCGTAA